One genomic region from Candidatus Poribacteria bacterium encodes:
- a CDS encoding phytanoyl-CoA dioxygenase family protein, with protein sequence MERHKLHYEMMNRFDPDGETGECWEVDVHATAEELQTFVETGYLIREGLFQGEALQKLRDALDRLEERESEKRDSAIAGKKGWGFIPRHLMDKDEIFLELLKFQPTLSIARAMMGPLVRLRGLSARITYPGDGREHQTPWHQHMRVIPNPIPPWFSRPHCIDCLIYLDDLNEDTGAVAVVPGSHDWLDKASPTVHEPVEGEIELRVKAGGGVLIHGNLWHRGLPTLHAKRRMLILSYTPTWLRKSPHGGAQPEDGLTHAFLENADLEDRMLLGVGGYS encoded by the coding sequence ATGGAACGACATAAACTTCATTATGAAATGATGAACAGATTCGATCCGGATGGAGAGACGGGAGAGTGCTGGGAAGTGGATGTACATGCCACTGCGGAGGAGCTGCAAACGTTTGTCGAGACCGGCTATCTCATTCGAGAGGGGCTCTTTCAAGGTGAAGCACTCCAAAAACTGAGAGATGCCTTGGATCGTTTGGAAGAACGGGAATCGGAAAAACGAGATAGTGCTATTGCGGGAAAGAAAGGGTGGGGTTTCATCCCTCGTCATCTTATGGACAAAGATGAAATATTTCTTGAACTCTTGAAATTCCAACCGACCTTGTCAATTGCACGAGCAATGATGGGACCGCTTGTCCGTCTGCGTGGTTTAAGCGCACGCATCACTTATCCAGGTGATGGACGGGAACACCAAACACCATGGCACCAACACATGCGAGTGATTCCGAACCCAATTCCACCCTGGTTTTCACGTCCACACTGCATCGATTGTCTCATCTACCTTGACGATTTGAATGAAGATACAGGAGCTGTCGCTGTTGTTCCGGGTTCCCATGACTGGTTAGACAAGGCATCACCGACTGTACACGAACCCGTAGAAGGTGAAATCGAACTACGGGTAAAAGCCGGTGGTGGTGTCCTGATCCACGGTAATCTCTGGCATCGGGGACTGCCAACACTACACGCCAAGCGGCGAATGTTAATTTTAAGTTATACACCGACGTGGTTGCGGAAATCGCCTCATGGGGGCGCGCAACCGGAAGATGGGTTAACCCACGCTTTTCTTGAAAATGCCGATCTGGAAGATCGGATGCTGTTAGGTGTAGGCGGATATTCCTAA
- a CDS encoding SDR family oxidoreductase, whose amino-acid sequence MPIDLNNKVAVITGGSGALGRVMVRTLAEAGADIAICYYRDQETAHLLQDEITAKSVQATVVQADVTNQDSINAMRDLVSKELGAADIIVNNAVIQYAWTSVLEQPAEDYESQFQSCVLHNVYMAQAFVPGMIESGWGRVISINTECSMQNFERQSAYTSGKRGMDGVLRVLAKEVGAHGITVNQVAPGWTISEKSEASTADEHYWSKVPMQRRGTAQEIANVVLFLASDLASYITGAYIPVCGGNVMPTI is encoded by the coding sequence ATTCCGATTGACCTCAACAATAAAGTAGCGGTAATTACGGGTGGTTCAGGCGCGTTGGGGCGTGTTATGGTCCGGACTCTGGCGGAAGCGGGTGCGGACATCGCAATCTGCTACTATCGAGATCAAGAAACGGCGCACCTCCTGCAAGACGAAATTACGGCTAAGAGTGTCCAAGCAACCGTTGTGCAGGCAGATGTTACGAATCAGGATTCGATAAACGCCATGCGTGACCTTGTCTCGAAGGAACTCGGTGCAGCGGACATCATCGTTAATAATGCTGTCATTCAGTATGCTTGGACCTCCGTTTTGGAGCAGCCCGCTGAAGACTACGAAAGCCAATTCCAGTCATGTGTTTTACACAATGTATATATGGCGCAAGCCTTTGTCCCCGGTATGATTGAATCGGGTTGGGGCAGAGTCATCAGCATTAACACGGAATGTTCCATGCAGAATTTCGAGAGGCAGAGCGCGTATACATCTGGTAAGCGAGGTATGGACGGGGTCTTGCGGGTGCTTGCCAAAGAAGTCGGAGCACACGGCATTACCGTCAATCAAGTTGCCCCGGGATGGACTATCAGTGAGAAGAGTGAAGCGAGCACAGCGGACGAACATTATTGGAGTAAAGTGCCGATGCAACGCCGTGGGACCGCTCAAGAGATCGCCAACGTCGTGCTTTTCCTTGCGTCAGACCTCGCGAGTTACATCACAGGTGCTTATATTCCGGTGTGTGGCGGGAACGTAATGCCCACGATTTGA
- a CDS encoding GNAT family N-acetyltransferase has translation MEVNIREAIPDDAQAVASVLNSVILEKQYTALTNTVTEDEERVFIKGLCPRSAMFVAEVDKKVVGIQVIEPDGLARYTDSMRHIATIGTWIQSNFRGYKIGRLLAETSFTFSKAKNYVKIAIQVIADNTRALQFYGNLGFEKIGIAKKHVKFEDRFCDVFYLEKFLINDP, from the coding sequence ATGGAAGTCAACATTAGAGAGGCAATCCCGGATGATGCACAAGCCGTCGCTTCAGTCCTTAACTCGGTTATCCTCGAGAAGCAATATACCGCGCTAACGAACACTGTCACAGAAGATGAAGAGCGTGTTTTTATCAAAGGGTTATGTCCACGGAGTGCAATGTTTGTCGCTGAGGTGGATAAAAAGGTTGTCGGTATTCAAGTCATCGAGCCAGATGGTTTGGCACGTTATACCGATTCGATGCGACATATAGCCACAATCGGAACCTGGATACAGTCAAATTTTCGTGGGTATAAGATTGGACGGTTGCTTGCTGAGACATCTTTCACGTTTTCAAAAGCGAAAAACTATGTGAAGATTGCTATTCAAGTGATAGCAGACAATACACGGGCACTTCAATTTTATGGTAATCTCGGTTTTGAGAAAATAGGTATCGCCAAAAAGCATGTGAAATTTGAGGATAGATTCTGTGATGTGTTCTATCTGGAAAAGTTCCTAATAAATGACCCTTAG
- a CDS encoding phytanoyl-CoA dioxygenase family protein — MTPEVALEKREQMIEEGFCVVDDVLTEAFLQELRDESERLIAGHVEPEDVIYQGQHVNVRGEDNPHIQKLLEWQPSREALEQIGFGDFTTSGGIIILTKESGGPPLYWHQDWMRWNDPLSCAPWPQTIFLNYYLTDTNRENGCLKVIPGTHRKRIDLHDILVPAHEQGARFIDEDHPIMFSDHPDQVDVCAKAGSLVMADARILHSAHRNLTDVRRTLILAWHSRPNTVPDYWDREIPEIIANRDEDANYPMSRIPTHLLQP; from the coding sequence ATGACACCTGAAGTCGCTTTAGAAAAACGGGAGCAGATGATTGAAGAAGGTTTCTGCGTTGTTGACGATGTGCTGACAGAGGCGTTTTTGCAGGAGCTCCGAGACGAGTCGGAACGGCTTATCGCAGGACACGTGGAACCTGAGGATGTCATCTATCAAGGACAGCACGTCAACGTCCGCGGTGAAGATAACCCTCACATTCAAAAATTGTTGGAATGGCAGCCGTCACGCGAGGCATTAGAACAGATTGGATTCGGAGATTTTACGACCTCTGGCGGGATTATTATTCTGACGAAGGAATCCGGGGGACCGCCACTCTATTGGCATCAAGATTGGATGCGCTGGAATGATCCACTCAGCTGCGCACCGTGGCCCCAAACGATTTTTCTTAATTATTATCTCACCGACACAAACCGAGAAAATGGCTGTTTAAAGGTTATTCCAGGCACCCATCGCAAGCGAATTGATTTACATGACATATTGGTGCCAGCACATGAACAAGGCGCGCGGTTCATTGATGAGGACCATCCGATCATGTTCAGTGATCATCCTGATCAGGTAGATGTCTGTGCAAAAGCGGGTTCGTTGGTAATGGCAGATGCCCGTATTTTGCATTCCGCCCACAGAAACCTTACCGATGTTCGACGGACCCTCATTCTTGCATGGCACAGTCGTCCTAATACAGTACCCGACTATTGGGATCGCGAAATCCCTGAGATTATTGCCAATCGCGACGAGGACGCGAACTATCCGATGTCTCGTATTCCTACGCATCTTTTACAACCATAG
- the acpS gene encoding holo-ACP synthase produces MHSTDKSMYQHKIQGIGIDIVEVERIRDASRRWGARFEQRVYTQQELTYCGETPSRYWRLAARFAAKEAAFKALGTGLTTGMRWQDIEIRADAAGKPELVLHGEVQRYAHERNINSIFVSMSHTNVYAVAQVTLCST; encoded by the coding sequence ATGCACTCTACAGATAAATCGATGTACCAGCACAAAATTCAGGGAATCGGCATTGATATTGTTGAGGTTGAACGGATTCGAGATGCGTCTCGTCGGTGGGGTGCACGTTTTGAACAGCGGGTCTACACGCAGCAGGAACTCACATATTGTGGGGAGACTCCCTCCCGGTACTGGCGGCTTGCCGCCCGTTTTGCTGCTAAAGAAGCGGCATTCAAAGCACTTGGCACAGGCTTGACGACTGGCATGCGCTGGCAAGATATAGAAATTCGAGCCGACGCTGCTGGAAAACCAGAACTTGTTTTACACGGTGAAGTCCAACGTTATGCACACGAACGCAATATTAATTCAATATTTGTCTCTATGTCTCACACAAATGTATATGCTGTAGCACAGGTTACGCTCTGTTCCACTTGA
- a CDS encoding LamG domain-containing protein — protein MKTALMFKLLMLGLISIGPVLVVHAQVKEDDLIIYYSFNKDTIKGDDVTDVSGNKNDGLIKGNQIESVKGKVGDGLEFPGVATDYISVREHQYVDPIEQISLVAWVKADRRGMIASWDRSEFFRFAVGDDVGGNNGTTFVAFDSCCPCCHDWFGETDVADDKWHHLVATFDGKEKRIYVDGKLDAKVGAPAKVIGAGAARFGFIGIGSEAGGFDAGVGPTWAYGGILDEFMLFHRPLSEKEVEHLAKGPENPFDVDPKGKLSTTWANIKDAQ, from the coding sequence ATGAAAACTGCGCTTATGTTTAAGTTATTGATGTTAGGGCTAATTTCAATTGGACCAGTGTTGGTAGTCCATGCCCAAGTCAAGGAGGATGACCTTATCATCTACTACAGTTTCAACAAAGACACGATCAAGGGTGACGATGTCACTGATGTGTCCGGCAACAAAAATGACGGTCTCATCAAAGGCAATCAGATCGAATCGGTGAAGGGAAAGGTCGGGGACGGGTTAGAATTTCCCGGTGTCGCGACAGATTACATTTCAGTTCGGGAACACCAATACGTTGACCCGATTGAGCAAATTAGCCTCGTTGCATGGGTTAAAGCGGATCGAAGGGGCATGATCGCCTCTTGGGATCGGAGTGAGTTCTTCCGTTTTGCTGTAGGCGATGATGTCGGCGGAAACAACGGCACCACCTTTGTCGCCTTTGATAGTTGTTGCCCGTGTTGCCATGACTGGTTTGGTGAGACTGATGTTGCGGATGACAAATGGCATCACCTTGTTGCCACATTTGATGGCAAGGAAAAGCGGATATACGTTGATGGCAAATTAGATGCAAAAGTTGGCGCGCCCGCCAAAGTCATCGGTGCAGGGGCAGCACGGTTTGGATTTATTGGGATTGGCTCGGAAGCAGGTGGTTTTGATGCCGGTGTGGGACCGACATGGGCATATGGCGGAATTTTAGATGAGTTCATGCTGTTTCACCGTCCGCTCTCTGAAAAAGAGGTTGAACATCTCGCCAAAGGACCCGAAAATCCGTTTGATGTTGATCCCAAAGGCAAATTAAGTACAACTTGGGCAAACATTAAAGACGCTCAGTAG
- a CDS encoding phytanoyl-CoA dioxygenase family protein produces the protein MTATTVNIPKLEISDQERAENKLTPESVDAGARLLREAGLVVIEGVLPRDWIAELNIAMENVLSNEGNDQNGENPMLKMPFMDPRIIDSPIAMPILKAAMGEKVFAYLPYGCNSTRPGNEIQWIHRDSGQLFPELPFALPVSTIVVNIPLVDFTVENGATEVWPGSHLIVDDEAVRNTPYNVCEEERAANYPSFQLEMPAGSVVVRDMRCWHRAMPNRTESTVRHMLALVYFRRLHHAPDAPGIFGARVPGEIWDNMSEQAQEVYRFQAHD, from the coding sequence ATGACCGCAACAACAGTAAACATTCCAAAACTGGAAATCTCCGATCAGGAACGCGCTGAGAATAAACTGACCCCGGAAAGTGTTGATGCAGGTGCGCGCCTCTTACGGGAGGCAGGGTTGGTGGTTATTGAAGGCGTTCTCCCACGCGATTGGATAGCAGAGCTTAATATTGCTATGGAAAATGTACTGAGTAATGAGGGGAACGATCAAAACGGTGAGAACCCAATGCTAAAAATGCCGTTCATGGACCCGCGCATCATTGATAGTCCTATCGCCATGCCGATTCTGAAAGCAGCAATGGGTGAGAAAGTGTTTGCGTATCTGCCTTACGGTTGTAACTCAACTCGTCCGGGGAACGAAATCCAGTGGATTCATCGAGATTCGGGACAACTCTTCCCTGAATTACCCTTTGCCCTACCCGTTTCAACGATTGTCGTTAACATCCCGCTTGTTGATTTCACGGTAGAAAACGGGGCGACGGAAGTGTGGCCCGGTTCGCATCTCATCGTTGATGACGAGGCAGTCCGTAATACACCCTACAACGTTTGTGAGGAAGAGCGCGCGGCAAATTACCCGTCATTTCAGTTAGAGATGCCCGCGGGTTCGGTTGTTGTCCGCGATATGCGGTGCTGGCACCGAGCGATGCCGAATCGGACAGAATCTACTGTTAGACACATGCTCGCCTTGGTGTATTTCCGGCGGCTTCATCATGCCCCTGATGCCCCGGGAATCTTCGGTGCACGGGTGCCAGGAGAAATATGGGACAACATGTCTGAACAAGCGCAAGAGGTATACCGGTTTCAAGCGCATGATTAA
- a CDS encoding NUDIX domain-containing protein — protein MELKVCALGILFRNGKILLGKRTKHRTSYPNVWDMIGGHCESGETLTQTLIRELQEEIGVTPIQFEHISTLFDSNNDHTYHVFVITDWKGEPESLQPEEHSRIGWFGINEALELELALPVYRELFISIEDN, from the coding sequence GTGGAATTAAAAGTTTGCGCGCTCGGAATCCTATTCAGGAATGGGAAAATTCTGTTAGGGAAAAGAACTAAACACCGGACTTCTTATCCGAATGTCTGGGATATGATTGGTGGACACTGCGAAAGTGGCGAAACACTAACACAGACCCTCATCAGGGAATTGCAAGAAGAAATCGGTGTTACACCAATTCAGTTTGAACACATCTCAACCCTGTTTGATTCCAATAACGACCACACCTACCATGTATTTGTCATAACGGATTGGAAAGGTGAACCAGAGAGTCTGCAGCCAGAAGAGCACTCAAGGATCGGATGGTTTGGAATCAATGAGGCGTTGGAATTGGAACTTGCCTTACCTGTATATCGCGAATTATTCATCAGTATTGAAGACAACTGA
- a CDS encoding DUF4159 domain-containing protein codes for MRTILILTTLVIVFTPTVLLDGENDSDLFTFVRLKYGGQLTRRSSWRVDYPASDRNFIWQLRKQTNINADPYEKIIEVGSGELFEYPFAYMLEVGSLRLSRAEAKNLREYLLRGGFIFIDDFHGEREWKWFYTEFKKIFPKREPVDIPISHPIFRCFFKIDKLMQIPGLRSLYSGRTYERFDGYPAYCRGVYDDKGRLMMMINFNTDLGDAWEHAAEDLYPREYSDMALKMGINAVVYALTH; via the coding sequence ATGCGAACAATTTTGATCCTAACGACACTCGTTATAGTGTTCACACCCACTGTTCTTCTGGACGGAGAAAATGACAGCGACCTATTTACTTTCGTTCGACTGAAGTATGGTGGGCAGCTCACGCGACGCAGTAGTTGGCGTGTGGATTACCCTGCCTCTGACCGGAATTTTATTTGGCAACTCCGTAAGCAGACGAATATCAATGCTGATCCCTATGAAAAGATCATTGAAGTCGGGTCGGGAGAGTTGTTTGAGTATCCGTTTGCCTATATGTTGGAGGTGGGCAGTCTCAGATTAAGCCGCGCAGAGGCAAAAAATCTACGTGAATATCTGTTACGCGGCGGTTTTATCTTCATTGATGATTTCCACGGGGAACGTGAATGGAAATGGTTTTATACAGAATTCAAGAAGATTTTTCCAAAACGTGAACCGGTAGACATTCCTATATCACACCCGATCTTTCGGTGCTTCTTTAAGATAGACAAATTGATGCAGATTCCCGGACTCCGTTCGCTCTATAGTGGACGAACCTATGAACGGTTCGACGGATATCCAGCGTACTGCCGCGGGGTCTATGACGACAAGGGACGACTCATGATGATGATAAACTTCAATACGGATCTTGGAGATGCATGGGAACACGCTGCAGAGGATCTTTATCCGCGTGAGTATTCGGATATGGCATTAAAAATGGGTATCAATGCGGTTGTCTATGCGCTCACACATTAA
- a CDS encoding glycine cleavage system protein H produces the protein MMKNLEIKYTATHEWIEFLNSTECNIGITERIQEVYSNIIFIELPILGEYEQGEIIGRIETSDGRNFYIYAPISGEVYEINDGLEDDIELINRFPEGDGWICKFRIENPNEIDTLLNRKEYEAHEEEELNEDEYLPETDFYENIEDY, from the coding sequence ATGATGAAAAATCTTGAGATAAAATATACAGCAACGCATGAATGGATTGAGTTTCTCAACTCAACAGAGTGTAACATTGGGATTACCGAACGGATTCAGGAGGTTTACAGCAATATCATTTTTATAGAATTGCCGATTCTTGGTGAATATGAGCAGGGCGAAATTATCGGACGCATTGAGACATCGGATGGAAGGAATTTCTATATCTACGCACCTATATCGGGCGAGGTTTATGAAATCAACGATGGACTTGAAGATGATATTGAACTTATCAACCGTTTCCCGGAAGGTGATGGATGGATTTGTAAATTTCGGATTGAGAATCCCAACGAAATAGATACACTCCTTAACCGGAAAGAATATGAGGCGCATGAAGAGGAAGAACTCAATGAGGATGAGTACCTACCAGAAACTGACTTCTATGAAAACATTGAGGATTATTGA
- the folP gene encoding dihydropteroate synthase produces the protein MNCRGKTLILGVHTHVMGILNVTPDSFSDAGCYLDVERAVAHAELMAAEGATLIDIGGESSRPGASPVSVDEELARILPVIRAIVGAVDVLLSVDTYKTKVARCALEAGAHLINDITALRGDTGMAAVVAEMGAGLILMHMKGTPRTMQRSPQYNDVVSEICASLQKSIQIAEAQGVAADRIIIDPGIGFGKTMEHNLDILKRLEEFQALHKPLLIGTSRKSFIGNILGLPVTERVEGTTATVCWAIAHGVDIVRVHDVKANVRAAQMTDALYR, from the coding sequence ATGAACTGTCGTGGCAAAACACTCATTTTAGGTGTACACACGCATGTGATGGGTATCTTGAATGTTACCCCGGACTCTTTTTCCGATGCGGGGTGCTATCTTGATGTCGAACGAGCGGTCGCGCATGCCGAACTAATGGCGGCGGAGGGCGCGACCCTCATTGATATTGGCGGTGAATCGTCCCGTCCTGGGGCATCACCAGTGTCGGTTGATGAAGAGTTGGCGCGAATCCTACCAGTCATTCGTGCCATTGTTGGTGCTGTTGATGTTCTTCTTTCCGTTGACACGTATAAAACAAAGGTGGCCCGATGTGCACTGGAAGCTGGGGCACATCTCATTAACGACATCACCGCGCTGCGCGGTGATACAGGAATGGCTGCTGTCGTGGCGGAGATGGGCGCAGGGCTTATCCTGATGCACATGAAAGGGACACCGCGCACGATGCAACGATCACCTCAGTATAACGATGTCGTTAGTGAGATTTGTGCGTCGCTGCAGAAAAGTATACAGATTGCCGAAGCACAAGGCGTTGCTGCTGATCGAATTATTATTGACCCGGGAATTGGATTTGGCAAGACGATGGAACATAATCTTGATATCCTAAAGCGTCTTGAGGAGTTCCAAGCGTTGCATAAACCCTTGCTCATTGGCACATCACGGAAATCGTTTATTGGTAACATTTTAGGGCTTCCTGTAACCGAGCGCGTTGAAGGAACAACCGCGACAGTGTGTTGGGCTATCGCACACGGTGTAGACATTGTGCGTGTCCATGATGTCAAAGCAAACGTCCGAGCTGCACAAATGACGGATGCACTCTACAGATAA